A single region of the Enterobacteriaceae endosymbiont of Donacia tomentosa genome encodes:
- the dnaX gene encoding DNA polymerase III subunit gamma/tau, with protein MTYQVLARKWRPQSFDDIIGQDPIVQAMQNSLSKKNIHPAWILSGSRGVGKTTIARIFAMGLSCIKGITPNPCNICDNCISIKQNTFLDVIELDSASKTKVEEIRDIIEIINYTPVKGRYKIYIFDEFHMLSKHSFNALLKILEEPPTHVKFIFATTELEKIPITIISRCLQFHLKLISKKIIYKQLQKILNKEKFKYDVSILDILSNAANGSMRDALSLTDQLISMGSLTIKNVYLMLGLVEKKYLLLLIYSFKMKDNNLIFELINKIASFNVNWDNIISDILMLLHNILKVKILKDINTKYSLQYFNSNNDEKFYKKILNKFTIKEINFLYKVFNIGRKNLYLAPNSKTGFEIIILEVIIYFN; from the coding sequence ATGACTTATCAAGTATTAGCTAGAAAATGGCGTCCTCAATCATTTGATGATATTATTGGGCAAGATCCCATAGTGCAAGCAATGCAAAATAGTTTATCTAAAAAAAATATTCACCCAGCTTGGATATTATCTGGTTCTAGGGGAGTTGGAAAAACTACAATAGCAAGAATATTTGCTATGGGGCTAAGTTGTATAAAGGGGATAACACCAAATCCTTGTAATATATGCGATAATTGTATTTCTATAAAACAAAATACTTTTTTGGATGTAATTGAACTAGATTCGGCTTCTAAAACTAAAGTTGAAGAGATAAGAGATATAATTGAAATTATTAATTATACACCAGTAAAAGGTAGATATAAAATATATATTTTTGATGAATTTCATATGTTATCAAAACATAGTTTTAATGCTTTATTAAAAATTTTAGAAGAACCTCCTACTCATGTAAAATTTATATTTGCTACAACTGAACTAGAAAAAATACCCATTACTATTATATCTAGATGTTTACAATTTCATTTAAAATTAATTAGTAAAAAAATAATTTATAAACAATTACAAAAAATTTTAAATAAAGAAAAATTTAAATACGATGTATCAATATTAGATATTTTATCTAATGCTGCTAACGGTAGCATGAGAGACGCGTTAAGTTTAACAGATCAATTAATATCTATGGGTTCTTTAACAATTAAAAATGTTTATTTGATGTTAGGATTAGTTGAAAAAAAATATTTATTGTTACTAATATATAGCTTTAAAATGAAAGATAATAATTTGATTTTTGAATTAATTAATAAAATTGCTTCTTTTAATGTTAATTGGGATAATATTATCTCAGATATACTAATGTTATTACATAACATATTAAAAGTAAAAATATTAAAGGATATAAATACAAAATATTCTTTACAATATTTTAACTCGAATAATGATGAAAAATTTTATAAAAAAATTTTGAATAAATTTACAATTAAAGAGATAAATTTTTTATATAAAGTATTTAATATAGGCAGAAAAAATTTATATTTAGCACCAAATAGTAAAACAGGTTTTGAAATAATCATATTAGAAGTAATAATATATTTTAATTAA
- the ung gene encoding uracil-DNA glycosylase produces the protein MIKHKNIIWQDLLKKEKKKRYFISLIKKINTDISNDKIIYPKKKYIFNIFKKIKFEKIKVVILGQDPYYGINQANGLAFSVMPGIIIPPTLKNIYKALKFDIVNFNIPNHGYLIDWVTQGVMLLNSILTVVKGHPYSHSNIGWEIFTNNIIKMISDYHKNIVFLLWGSYAQKKSLLIEKEKHLILTTSHPSPLSCYKGFYFCKHFSKTNKYLIDNKKNPINWNIKNI, from the coding sequence ATGATTAAACATAAAAATATTATATGGCAAGATTTATTAAAAAAAGAAAAAAAAAAAAGATACTTCATATCATTAATAAAAAAAATTAATACAGACATTAGTAATGATAAAATTATTTATCCTAAAAAAAAATATATTTTTAATATTTTTAAAAAAATAAAATTTGAAAAAATAAAAGTAGTTATCCTTGGACAAGACCCATATTATGGTATAAATCAGGCAAATGGACTAGCTTTTTCAGTTATGCCAGGTATAATTATACCACCTACACTAAAAAACATTTATAAAGCTTTAAAATTCGATATAGTAAATTTTAATATTCCAAATCATGGTTATTTAATTGACTGGGTCACTCAAGGAGTAATGTTATTAAACAGTATTTTAACTGTTGTAAAAGGACACCCTTATTCACATTCTAATATAGGTTGGGAAATATTTACAAATAATATTATTAAAATGATAAGTGATTACCATAAAAATATAGTTTTTTTATTATGGGGTTCTTATGCACAAAAAAAATCTTTATTAATAGAAAAAGAAAAACATTTAATTTTAACTACTTCTCATCCTTCACCCTTATCTTGTTACAAGGGATTTTATTTTTGTAAACATTTTTCTAAAACAAATAAATATCTCATTGATAATAAAAAAAATCCTATTAATTGGAATATAAAAAATATTTAG
- the rplI gene encoding 50S ribosomal protein L9: MQIILLENIPNLGKKSQIINVKSGYARNFLIPKGKCISATKNNINLLKKQLLQLKIQSLNVFKNAELRLKKFNNINKIIIKSKAGKTGRLFGSIGRKDIVNKLKEMGFDILKKEIKLPKGSLKQIGDYSVSFHFHEKIFIEKIVSIINI; this comes from the coding sequence ATGCAAATAATTTTATTGGAGAATATTCCTAATTTAGGAAAAAAATCACAAATAATAAATGTAAAATCTGGATATGCACGTAATTTTTTAATTCCAAAAGGAAAATGTATTTCTGCAACAAAAAATAATATTAATTTATTAAAAAAACAACTTTTACAATTAAAAATACAATCATTAAATGTTTTTAAAAATGCTGAATTAAGATTAAAAAAATTTAATAATATAAATAAAATAATAATAAAATCTAAAGCTGGTAAAACAGGTAGGTTATTTGGTTCAATAGGAAGAAAAGATATAGTAAATAAATTAAAAGAAATGGGATTTGACATTCTTAAAAAAGAAATAAAATTACCAAAAGGATCATTAAAACAAATAGGAGATTATAGTGTTTCTTTTCATTTCCATGAGAAAATTTTTATTGAAAAAATAGTTAGTATAATTAATATTTAA
- the rpsF gene encoding 30S ribosomal protein S6, whose amino-acid sequence MRYYEIVLMINPDQSNQINDILKYYKNFIQNNKGSITRLEDWGKRQLSYPILKLHKAHYILINIILNHNLIKNLEKNIKNNEKIIRYLIIKTKTERKDVSYILKSKDERQERRNDIVKTI is encoded by the coding sequence ATGAGATATTATGAAATAGTTTTAATGATCAATCCAGACCAAAGTAATCAAATAAATGATATTTTAAAATATTATAAAAATTTTATACAAAATAATAAAGGATCAATCACAAGATTAGAAGATTGGGGTAAAAGACAACTGTCTTATCCCATACTAAAGTTACATAAAGCACATTATATATTAATTAATATTATTTTAAACCATAATTTAATCAAAAATCTTGAAAAGAATATAAAAAATAATGAAAAAATTATAAGATATCTTATAATTAAAACAAAAACAGAAAGAAAAGATGTATCATATATTTTGAAATCTAAAGATGAACGTCAAGAACGACGTAATGATATTGTAAAAACAATATAA
- the tusB gene encoding sulfurtransferase complex subunit TusB yields MLYTLFNSPLSCNFSLLLNFLKKNDDLLLIQDGILAGLKNSISIKKIIRIRKKMKFGIFGMNNDILARGLENDISSEIIRIDYKNFVDLIIKNKKQIIW; encoded by the coding sequence ATGTTATATACCTTATTTAATTCACCATTATCTTGTAATTTTTCTTTGTTATTAAATTTTTTAAAAAAAAATGATGATTTACTTTTAATCCAAGATGGAATATTAGCTGGATTAAAAAATAGTATATCAATAAAAAAAATTATTAGAATTAGAAAAAAAATGAAATTTGGAATTTTTGGCATGAATAATGATATATTAGCTAGAGGCTTAGAAAATGATATTTCTAGTGAAATAATACGCATTGATTATAAAAATTTTGTTGATTTGATTATTAAAAATAAAAAACAAATAATATGGTAA
- the rpsR gene encoding 30S ribosomal protein S18, with the protein MIRYFRRRKFCRFTSEGIKEIDYKDIHILKNFITESGKIVPSRITGTKAKYQRQLTKAIKLARYLSLISYTDHHK; encoded by the coding sequence ATGATACGTTATTTTCGTCGTCGTAAATTTTGTCGTTTCACATCCGAAGGAATCAAAGAAATTGATTATAAGGACATCCATATTTTAAAAAACTTTATTACTGAAAGCGGGAAAATTGTTCCTAGTAGGATTACGGGTACTAAAGCAAAATATCAGCGTCAATTAACTAAAGCAATTAAATTAGCTAGGTATTTATCTTTAATATCTTATACTGATCATCATAAATAA
- the fkpA gene encoding FKBP-type peptidyl-prolyl cis-trans isomerase, whose amino-acid sequence MRFFNRKKTSILMILLLSIGLGASSAINAAVPLYRGKNVKLWKQKNKSIKTKIIKKKNPRLKSQKKQLFKTAQQRMSYALGVSVGKYLEDSLELQNKFKIKLQKNLLIQGIQDYLNKRIKMSNQEIATSLSLYESGMKKFSEKEIKNKVNKSSVQAQNYIKTFLKEKNVKRSSTGLLYQIKKMGSGKRIIKSDVIVVVNYKGTLIDGTEFDNSYFRKEPLFVNLQRVILGWQEGLRYIRTGGKIKLVVPPKLAYGQEMMPGIPNNSTLIFDIELLDIKKPLSK is encoded by the coding sequence ATGAGATTTTTTAATAGAAAAAAAACATCAATACTAATGATATTACTTTTAAGTATTGGTCTAGGTGCTTCTAGTGCCATTAATGCTGCTGTACCTCTATATAGAGGTAAAAATGTAAAATTATGGAAACAGAAAAATAAAAGCATTAAAACAAAAATTATTAAAAAGAAAAATCCAAGATTAAAAAGCCAAAAAAAACAATTGTTTAAAACTGCACAACAAAGAATGTCTTATGCTTTAGGTGTGTCTGTAGGAAAGTATTTAGAGGATTCACTTGAGTTACAAAATAAATTTAAAATTAAGTTACAAAAAAATCTTCTTATTCAGGGTATTCAAGATTATTTAAATAAAAGAATTAAAATGTCTAATCAGGAAATAGCAACATCACTTAGTTTATATGAATCAGGCATGAAAAAATTTTCAGAAAAAGAAATAAAGAATAAAGTAAATAAAAGTAGTGTACAAGCTCAAAATTATATTAAAACATTTTTAAAAGAAAAAAATGTAAAGAGAAGTTCGACTGGATTATTATATCAAATAAAAAAAATGGGATCTGGAAAAAGAATTATCAAAAGTGATGTAATCGTTGTTGTTAATTATAAAGGTACATTAATAGATGGTACTGAATTTGATAATTCATATTTCAGAAAAGAGCCATTATTTGTAAATTTACAAAGAGTAATTCTTGGTTGGCAAGAAGGATTAAGATACATAAGAACTGGTGGTAAAATTAAATTAGTTGTGCCTCCTAAATTAGCTTATGGTCAAGAAATGATGCCTGGTATTCCAAATAATTCTACTTTAATATTTGATATTGAACTTTTAGACATAAAAAAACCATTGTCTAAGTAA
- the rpsL gene encoding 30S ribosomal protein S12, with protein sequence MSTINQLVRKPRIRKIAKTNVPALNSCPQKRGVCIKVYTTTPKKPNSALRKVCRVRLTNGFEVTSYISGEGHNLQEHSVILIRGGRVKDLPGVRYHTIRGALDCTGVKNRKKGRSKYGVKKPK encoded by the coding sequence ATGTCCACAATTAATCAATTAGTTAGAAAACCAAGAATTCGTAAAATAGCTAAAACAAATGTCCCAGCACTAAATTCTTGTCCTCAAAAACGTGGAGTATGTATAAAAGTATATACGACAACTCCTAAGAAACCAAATTCTGCTTTACGTAAGGTATGTAGAGTTAGATTAACTAATGGATTTGAGGTAACTTCTTACATTTCTGGTGAAGGACATAATTTACAAGAACATTCTGTTATTTTAATAAGAGGTGGTAGAGTTAAAGATTTGCCAGGAGTAAGATATCATACAATTAGAGGAGCTCTAGATTGTACCGGTGTTAAAAATCGTAAAAAAGGAAGATCAAAATATGGGGTAAAAAAACCTAAATAA
- the fusA gene encoding elongation factor G — translation MSRTTPITRYRNIGISAHIDAGKTTTTERILFYTGVNHKIGEVHDGAATMDWMEQEQERGITITSAATTAFWSGMFNQYKSHRINIIDTPGHVDFTIEVERSMRVLDGVVMIYCAVGGVQPQSETVWRQANKYKVPRIAFVNKMDRMGANFLKVVKQIQNNLSTEAIPLQLPIGSENKFTGIVDLIQMKALNWDDENQGINCNYSTIPMSMKQEVQLWHQKLIEVAVEQNEELMEKYLNGFTISEKELKSSLRQRVLNNEITLITCGSAFKNKGVQSLLDAIIDYLPSPIDIPPIRGIADQNSKDSIIRNANDNELFSALAFKIANDPFVGNLTFFRVYSGTVSSGDVIFNPIKEKKERIGRIVQMHANKREEIKKVHAGDIAAAIGLKDVTTGDTLCDLNKCIILETMEFPEPVISIALEPKTKNDQEKMGLALNRLIKEDPSLRTWIDEETNQTIIAGMGELHLEIIVDRMKREFNVSANIGKPQVSYRETIRNSVTNIEGKYIKQTGGRGQYGHVVIDISPITSQENSSGYLFTNDIKGGVIPSEYISAIDKSIQEQLKSGPMANYPVVNISVRLHYGSYHDVDSSELAFKAAAAIAFKNAFKKANPILLEPIMKVEVETPEEYMGDVIGDLNRRRGIIEGMNDISTGKIISASVPLSEMFGYATHLRSYSQGRASYSMEFLKYIETPNSIAKTIIDSRSKI, via the coding sequence ATGAGTCGTACAACTCCTATAACACGTTATCGTAATATTGGTATTAGTGCACATATTGATGCTGGAAAAACTACTACAACCGAAAGAATTTTATTTTATACAGGGGTAAATCATAAAATAGGTGAAGTACATGATGGTGCTGCCACAATGGATTGGATGGAGCAAGAACAAGAAAGAGGGATTACTATTACATCAGCTGCAACTACAGCATTTTGGTCTGGAATGTTTAATCAATATAAATCGCATAGAATTAATATTATTGATACTCCAGGACACGTAGATTTTACTATTGAAGTTGAACGCTCTATGAGAGTTTTAGATGGAGTTGTTATGATTTATTGTGCAGTAGGAGGAGTACAACCTCAATCTGAAACAGTATGGAGACAAGCAAATAAATATAAAGTTCCTAGAATTGCTTTTGTTAATAAAATGGATCGCATGGGAGCAAATTTTTTAAAGGTAGTGAAACAAATACAAAATAATTTATCAACTGAAGCAATCCCATTACAATTACCAATTGGTTCCGAAAATAAATTTACTGGTATTGTTGATTTAATTCAAATGAAAGCTCTGAATTGGGATGATGAAAATCAAGGTATAAATTGTAATTATTCAACTATACCTATGAGCATGAAACAAGAAGTTCAATTATGGCACCAAAAACTAATAGAAGTAGCGGTAGAACAAAATGAAGAATTAATGGAAAAATATTTAAATGGCTTCACTATTTCTGAAAAAGAATTAAAATCTTCATTAAGGCAAAGAGTATTGAACAATGAAATTACTTTAATAACATGTGGCTCAGCTTTTAAAAATAAAGGAGTTCAATCATTATTAGATGCAATAATTGATTATTTACCATCTCCTATAGATATACCTCCTATACGAGGAATTGCAGATCAAAATTCAAAAGACTCCATTATTCGTAATGCTAATGATAATGAATTATTTTCAGCATTAGCCTTTAAAATTGCTAATGATCCTTTTGTGGGTAATCTAACTTTTTTTAGAGTATATTCAGGAACTGTTAGTAGTGGTGATGTTATTTTTAATCCAATAAAAGAAAAAAAAGAACGTATTGGAAGAATCGTACAGATGCATGCAAATAAAAGAGAGGAAATAAAAAAAGTTCATGCTGGTGATATTGCAGCTGCGATTGGATTAAAAGATGTTACAACTGGTGATACTTTATGTGATTTAAATAAATGTATTATTCTTGAAACAATGGAATTTCCTGAACCTGTTATTTCTATTGCTCTTGAACCTAAAACAAAAAATGATCAAGAAAAAATGGGTTTAGCATTAAATAGATTAATAAAAGAAGATCCTTCTTTAAGAACTTGGATTGATGAAGAAACTAACCAAACTATAATTGCAGGAATGGGAGAATTGCATTTAGAAATAATTGTTGACAGAATGAAACGAGAATTTAATGTTTCTGCTAATATTGGTAAACCACAAGTTTCATATCGTGAAACTATTAGAAATAGTGTGACTAACATTGAAGGGAAATATATAAAACAAACAGGAGGTAGAGGACAATATGGTCATGTAGTTATAGATATATCTCCAATAACATCTCAAGAAAATAGTAGTGGTTATTTATTTACTAATGATATAAAAGGTGGTGTAATACCTAGTGAATATATTTCTGCTATAGATAAAAGTATTCAAGAACAATTAAAATCAGGACCAATGGCAAATTATCCTGTAGTAAATATTTCAGTAAGATTACATTATGGATCTTATCATGATGTAGATTCTTCAGAATTAGCTTTTAAAGCAGCAGCAGCTATTGCGTTTAAAAATGCATTTAAAAAAGCTAATCCTATTTTACTTGAACCTATAATGAAAGTAGAAGTAGAAACTCCTGAAGAGTATATGGGTGATGTGATTGGTGATTTAAATCGTCGAAGAGGAATTATAGAAGGCATGAATGATATATCTACTGGTAAAATTATAAGTGCTTCAGTACCATTATCAGAAATGTTTGGATATGCCACTCATTTACGTTCTTATAGCCAAGGTAGAGCTTCTTATTCCATGGAATTTTTAAAATATATTGAAACACCTAATAGTATTGCAAAAACAATTATTGATTCTAGATCTAAAATTTAA
- the tusC gene encoding sulfurtransferase complex subunit TusC, producing MNKIAFMFSRSPYGSSIGTEGLDTVISISSFTEDIALFFMGEGILQIKKQQQPEKILLKNYSISFKILNLCNIRNFFVCSKSLDILGIKNYQKDDWVIPVKIMNYDSWKNKLNYYNIILNF from the coding sequence ATGAATAAAATAGCATTTATGTTTTCAAGATCTCCTTACGGTAGTAGTATCGGAACTGAAGGGCTGGATACAGTGATTTCTATATCCTCATTTACTGAGGATATAGCTTTATTTTTTATGGGAGAGGGAATTTTACAAATAAAAAAACAACAACAACCAGAAAAAATTTTATTAAAAAACTATAGTATAAGTTTTAAAATTTTGAATTTATGTAACATCAGGAATTTTTTTGTTTGTTCTAAATCATTAGATATTTTAGGAATAAAAAACTATCAAAAAGATGATTGGGTTATACCTGTGAAAATTATGAATTATGATTCATGGAAAAATAAACTTAATTATTACAATATAATTTTAAATTTTTAG
- the tusD gene encoding sulfurtransferase complex subunit TusD, producing the protein MFFVLLVTGAPYSTQNAYSAYLFANAVIQKKHIVKSIFFYRDGVYNANKNIKFDKDEFNLIDSWNKLSIKYSIDLFFCITSAIKRGIIENSDINNFLNYGKNCDIISNQFKITSLSTLTKSLLTCDRLVQF; encoded by the coding sequence ATGTTTTTTGTATTGTTAGTTACAGGAGCTCCATATAGCACACAAAATGCTTATTCAGCATATCTTTTTGCTAATGCAGTTATACAAAAAAAACATATTGTAAAAAGCATATTTTTCTATCGTGATGGAGTATATAATGCAAATAAAAATATTAAATTTGACAAAGATGAATTTAATTTAATTGATTCATGGAATAAATTAAGTATTAAGTATAGTATAGATTTATTTTTTTGTATTACATCTGCTATAAAAAGAGGTATAATCGAAAATAGTGATATAAATAATTTCTTAAATTATGGAAAAAATTGTGATATAATTAGTAACCAATTTAAAATCACTAGTTTAAGTACATTAACAAAATCTCTATTAACTTGTGATCGCTTAGTTCAATTTTAA
- the asd gene encoding aspartate-semialdehyde dehydrogenase, translating to MKTVGFIGWRGMVGSVLINRMIKKKDFDGINAIFFTTSQHGGTIPLNIKNKCRILQDAYNIEILSSLDIIITCQGSEYTNKIYFQLRKKGWNGYWIDAASNLRTLIDSVIVLDPINLNLIKKKINMGIKTFVGGNCTVSLMLMSLGGLFKYNLVDWISVSTYQAASGAGSKFMKELIIQMGYIYNHISHLINDASVSIIDIERKISTLMNNTNFPKKNFLAPLVNNLIPWIDKKINNGQTKEEWKGTFETNKILNTNTIIPIDGICVRVATLRSHSQSFTIKLKKDLSTDNITEILNSHNKWVKIIPNNYSDTINLLTPSSVSGTLSLSVGRIKKLNIDKNCFSIFAVGDQLLWGASEPLRRMLKLLI from the coding sequence ATGAAAACTGTCGGTTTTATTGGTTGGAGAGGCATGGTAGGGTCTGTATTAATTAATAGAATGATAAAAAAAAAAGATTTTGACGGTATTAATGCAATTTTTTTTACAACATCACAACATGGAGGCACTATCCCTTTAAATATTAAAAATAAATGTAGAATATTACAAGATGCCTATAATATTGAAATTCTATCTTCATTAGATATAATTATAACATGTCAAGGTAGTGAATATACAAATAAAATTTATTTTCAGTTACGTAAAAAAGGATGGAATGGTTATTGGATAGATGCAGCTTCTAATTTAAGAACGTTAATAGATTCAGTTATTGTTTTAGATCCAATAAATTTAAATCTTATTAAAAAGAAAATAAATATGGGGATTAAAACTTTTGTAGGAGGTAATTGTACTGTTAGTTTAATGTTAATGTCTCTAGGAGGATTATTTAAGTATAATTTAGTTGATTGGATATCAGTATCTACATATCAAGCTGCATCAGGGGCTGGATCTAAATTTATGAAAGAATTAATTATACAAATGGGATATATATACAATCATATATCTCATCTAATTAATGATGCGTCTGTTTCTATTATAGATATTGAAAGAAAAATTTCAACATTAATGAATAATACAAACTTTCCTAAAAAAAATTTTTTAGCGCCTTTAGTTAATAATTTAATTCCCTGGATTGATAAAAAAATAAACAATGGACAAACAAAAGAAGAATGGAAAGGAACATTCGAAACTAATAAAATCTTAAATACAAATACAATTATACCAATTGATGGTATATGTGTAAGAGTAGCTACTTTACGCTCTCATAGTCAATCATTTACTATAAAGTTAAAAAAAGATTTATCTACAGATAATATTACAGAAATATTAAATTCTCATAATAAATGGGTTAAAATTATACCTAATAACTATAGTGATACTATTAATTTACTTACTCCTTCATCTGTTAGTGGAACATTAAGTTTATCTGTAGGTAGAATAAAAAAATTAAATATAGATAAAAATTGTTTTTCAATATTTGCTGTTGGTGATCAACTACTTTGGGGAGCTTCTGAACCTTTAAGAAGAATGTTAAAATTATTAATTTAA
- the rpsG gene encoding 30S ribosomal protein S7 — MSRRRIISQRKILPDSQCESDLLAKFINIVMVDGKKSIAESIVYSALNLIAKGSGKNIIEVFLTALENVKPIVEVKSRRVGGSTYQVPIEVRPIRRNTLAMRWLVNAARKRQEKSMILKLANEISDAIENKGNAVKKREEIHRMAEANKAFAHYRW; from the coding sequence ATGTCTCGTCGACGTATAATTAGTCAACGAAAAATATTACCAGATTCTCAATGTGAATCAGATTTATTAGCTAAATTTATTAATATAGTTATGGTGGATGGTAAGAAATCTATCGCGGAATCTATTGTTTATTCTGCATTAAATTTAATTGCAAAAGGATCTGGAAAAAATATAATAGAAGTTTTTTTAACTGCATTAGAAAATGTAAAACCAATTGTGGAAGTTAAATCGAGAAGAGTAGGAGGGTCAACATATCAAGTACCAATAGAAGTAAGACCTATACGAAGAAATACTTTAGCCATGCGTTGGTTAGTAAATGCAGCAAGAAAACGACAAGAAAAATCTATGATATTAAAATTAGCTAATGAAATATCTGATGCTATAGAAAATAAAGGAAATGCTGTTAAAAAAAGAGAAGAAATACATCGTATGGCAGAAGCTAATAAAGCATTTGCACATTATCGTTGGTAA